From Deinococcus malanensis, the proteins below share one genomic window:
- a CDS encoding DsbA family protein produces the protein MTRLQGSNPNRTMLVVGTLLAALLIGLALVAVRGKPAPGAGLTADFNLANVPYAGREDAPVNVVVIEDFKCPVCKTFEETIAPELTSKYVQTGKAKLYTVVWPFLAEARRLPTDDSRLAAQAARCVYDHGGNEAFGSFKSILFRAQGDEGTVWATKTRLRELAGNVEGLDTSKFATCLNSDATAAYVDAEKKVVEDARVDHTPTVFVNGREVINARGQSSYLLADVSKAIEDASN, from the coding sequence ATGACGAGACTTCAGGGAAGTAACCCCAACCGAACCATGCTGGTCGTCGGGACGTTGCTGGCTGCGCTCCTGATCGGACTAGCCCTGGTTGCTGTTCGTGGCAAGCCGGCGCCGGGTGCGGGCCTGACGGCGGATTTTAATCTAGCCAACGTGCCCTACGCCGGGCGGGAGGATGCTCCCGTTAACGTGGTCGTGATCGAGGACTTCAAATGCCCGGTGTGCAAGACCTTTGAAGAGACCATTGCTCCGGAGCTAACCAGCAAATACGTGCAGACCGGCAAAGCCAAACTGTATACCGTGGTGTGGCCGTTTCTGGCTGAGGCTCGCCGTCTGCCGACCGACGACAGCAGGCTGGCAGCTCAGGCGGCCCGCTGTGTGTACGATCATGGCGGTAACGAGGCGTTTGGCAGCTTCAAAAGCATTCTTTTCCGTGCGCAGGGGGATGAGGGCACGGTCTGGGCTACCAAGACCCGCCTCAGGGAACTCGCCGGCAACGTCGAGGGCCTGGACACCTCGAAGTTTGCGACCTGCCTGAACAGTGACGCCACTGCTGCCTATGTCGATGCGGAGAAGAAAGTGGTCGAGGATGCCCGTGTGGACCACACCCCGACCGTGTTTGTGAATGGCAGGGAAGTCATAAATGCCCGGGGCCAGAGCAGCTACCTGCTGGCCGATGTCAGCAAGGCCATTGAGGACGCCAGCAACTAA
- the uvrA gene encoding excinuclease ABC subunit UvrA, whose translation MQNNLIVRGAREHNLKNITVELPRDQFVVITGVSGSGKSTLAFDTIYAEGQRRYVESLSAYARQFLGLMEKPDVESITGLSPAISIDQKTTSHNPRSTVGTVTEIHDYLRLLYARVGTPYCPVCGRKIEKQSPTEITDRLLGGYGDKRAILLAPMVRGRKGEYRKLFADLRREGFARVRVDGTLYELEEAEKLKLEKFEKHDVDVVIDRLTLRDSDRTRIAESVELGLRRGEGLLRVLMPDAAEDGGAHEELYSEKFACPEHGSVLEELEPRSFSFNSPYGACGDCAGLGSKQKFSPDIVIDDKLSIAEGAILPWSKKGTGGGIYYWDKLQALAEHLGFSVKTPWRDLPASAQKAVLHGPGKPFEVVYRRNGKETMRFMTEFEGVIPNLERRYADTESEYMREKLEELMELQPCPTCGGTRYKPEILAVRVGGLNISQTSGMSVLDADAYFGRLQDGLLNHDGIAPHLKRHLGGTARAHGPRHYEYALNAFGSAVAAPILRAIRTRLKFLVDVGLDYLSLDRTANTLSGGEAQRIRLATQVGSGLTGVLYVLDEPSIGLHPKDNHRLIGTLKHLRDLGNTLLVVEHDEDTMMEADYLVDMGPGAGVHGGEVVAVGTPQQVKKNKGSLTGRYLRGELKIEVPTERRRGNGKRLRVLGATEHNLQDVSIEIPLGTMTVVTGPSGSGKSTLIHDILHATLARELNGAKTTPGRCDRIEGMEHLDKVIEIDQSPIGRTPRSNPATYTGVFTEIRDLFTRTPEARRRGYQAGRFSFNVKGGRCEHCKGDGVMKIEMNFLPDIYVPCEVCKGARYNRETLEVKYNGKTIADVLDLTVEDAESFFEAIPAIQKKMQLLCDVGLGYMRIGQPSTTLSGGEAQRIKLASELARRATGKTIYILDEPTTGLHFEDVRKLMVVLQRLAEGGNTLVIIEHNLDVMKCADHLIDLGPEGGVRGGQVVAIGTPEELAAHPTSYTGEYLRRVPGIVPASPAEPEPVLAAPARKPRTKKAAGA comes from the coding sequence TTGCAGAACAACCTGATCGTGCGCGGCGCACGCGAACATAACCTCAAGAACATCACTGTCGAGCTTCCCCGTGACCAGTTCGTGGTCATCACCGGAGTGTCGGGCAGCGGCAAGAGCACTCTGGCTTTCGACACTATCTACGCCGAGGGTCAGCGCCGCTATGTGGAAAGTCTGTCGGCCTATGCCCGGCAGTTCCTTGGCCTGATGGAAAAGCCGGATGTGGAGAGCATCACCGGCCTGTCGCCGGCCATCTCGATCGACCAGAAAACCACCAGCCACAACCCGCGCTCGACAGTGGGGACGGTGACCGAGATCCACGACTACCTTCGGTTGCTGTACGCCCGGGTCGGTACACCGTACTGCCCCGTGTGTGGCCGCAAGATCGAGAAGCAGAGCCCCACGGAGATCACCGACCGGCTGCTGGGTGGCTACGGCGACAAACGGGCCATTCTGCTCGCGCCGATGGTGCGTGGCCGTAAGGGCGAGTACCGCAAGCTGTTTGCGGACCTGCGCCGGGAGGGCTTTGCCCGGGTGCGGGTGGATGGCACTCTGTACGAGCTGGAAGAAGCCGAGAAGCTCAAGCTCGAAAAGTTCGAGAAGCATGACGTGGACGTGGTGATCGACCGTCTGACGCTGCGCGATTCCGACCGCACCCGTATTGCCGAAAGTGTGGAACTTGGCCTGCGCCGGGGCGAGGGCCTGTTGCGGGTCCTGATGCCTGACGCCGCAGAGGATGGGGGCGCCCACGAGGAGCTGTACTCCGAGAAGTTCGCCTGCCCTGAGCACGGCAGCGTGCTCGAAGAACTCGAACCCCGGTCCTTCTCGTTCAACTCGCCCTACGGGGCGTGCGGGGACTGCGCGGGGCTGGGCAGCAAGCAGAAGTTCAGCCCCGACATCGTGATCGACGACAAGCTCTCCATCGCTGAGGGAGCCATCCTGCCCTGGAGCAAGAAGGGCACCGGCGGCGGCATCTACTACTGGGACAAGCTGCAGGCCCTGGCCGAACACCTGGGCTTCAGCGTCAAGACCCCCTGGCGCGACCTGCCGGCATCGGCCCAGAAGGCCGTGCTGCACGGCCCGGGCAAGCCCTTTGAGGTGGTCTACCGCCGCAACGGCAAGGAAACCATGCGCTTCATGACCGAGTTCGAGGGTGTGATTCCCAACCTCGAAAGGCGCTACGCGGATACCGAGTCCGAATACATGCGCGAAAAGCTCGAAGAGCTGATGGAACTCCAGCCCTGCCCCACCTGCGGCGGCACCCGCTACAAGCCCGAGATCCTGGCCGTCAGGGTAGGGGGGCTCAACATCTCCCAGACCAGCGGCATGAGCGTGCTGGACGCGGATGCATACTTTGGTCGGTTGCAAGACGGCCTGCTCAACCACGACGGCATTGCTCCGCACCTGAAGAGGCACCTGGGCGGTACCGCACGGGCGCACGGCCCCCGGCACTACGAGTACGCCCTGAACGCCTTCGGCAGCGCCGTCGCCGCCCCGATCCTCAGGGCCATCCGCACCCGGCTGAAGTTCCTGGTAGACGTGGGCCTGGACTACCTGAGCCTGGACCGGACGGCCAACACCCTGAGTGGGGGAGAGGCGCAGCGCATCCGGCTGGCCACCCAGGTCGGCTCCGGCCTGACCGGCGTGCTGTATGTCCTCGACGAGCCCAGCATCGGCCTGCACCCCAAGGACAATCACCGTCTGATCGGCACCCTGAAGCACCTGCGTGACCTGGGAAATACCCTGCTGGTCGTGGAGCACGACGAAGACACCATGATGGAAGCCGACTATCTGGTGGACATGGGTCCGGGTGCTGGCGTCCACGGAGGTGAGGTCGTGGCGGTCGGCACGCCCCAGCAGGTCAAGAAGAACAAGGGCAGCCTGACCGGGCGCTACCTGCGCGGCGAGCTGAAGATCGAGGTTCCCACCGAGCGCCGCCGGGGCAACGGCAAGCGGCTCAGGGTTCTGGGCGCCACCGAGCACAACCTGCAGGACGTCAGCATCGAGATTCCGCTGGGCACCATGACCGTGGTCACCGGGCCCTCGGGCAGCGGCAAGAGCACCCTGATCCACGACATCCTGCACGCCACGCTGGCCCGGGAACTCAACGGTGCCAAGACCACTCCAGGCCGCTGTGACCGCATCGAGGGCATGGAGCACCTAGACAAGGTCATCGAGATCGACCAGTCACCCATCGGGCGCACGCCACGCAGCAACCCGGCCACCTACACGGGGGTGTTCACCGAGATCCGCGACCTGTTTACGCGTACCCCGGAAGCCCGCCGGCGCGGATACCAGGCCGGGAGGTTCTCCTTCAACGTGAAAGGTGGCCGCTGTGAGCACTGCAAGGGCGACGGGGTCATGAAGATCGAGATGAACTTCCTGCCCGATATCTACGTGCCGTGCGAGGTCTGCAAGGGCGCGCGATACAACCGCGAGACATTGGAGGTCAAGTACAACGGCAAGACCATCGCTGACGTGCTGGATCTGACTGTGGAGGACGCCGAGAGTTTCTTTGAGGCCATTCCCGCCATTCAGAAAAAGATGCAACTGCTGTGTGACGTGGGTCTGGGCTACATGCGGATCGGGCAGCCAAGCACCACCCTCTCGGGCGGGGAAGCGCAGCGCATCAAGCTGGCTTCCGAGCTCGCGCGCCGGGCGACCGGAAAAACCATCTACATTCTCGACGAGCCGACCACAGGGCTGCACTTCGAGGACGTGCGCAAGCTGATGGTGGTGCTGCAGCGCCTGGCAGAGGGTGGCAACACCCTGGTCATCATCGAACATAATCTTGACGTGATGAAGTGCGCCGACCACCTGATTGATCTTGGACCAGAAGGTGGCGTGCGTGGCGGACAGGTGGTGGCCATCGGCACCCCTGAGGAACTGGCCGCGCACCCCACCAGCTATACCGGCGAGTATCTACGCCGCGTTCCGGGCATCGTGCCTGCCAGTCCGGCAGAACCTGAGCCGGTTCTTGCGGCACCGGCCCGCAAACCCCGCACCAAGAAGGCAGCGGGCGCTTGA
- a CDS encoding class I SAM-dependent rRNA methyltransferase — protein sequence MKKSPTVTIQPQAVRRIAGRYPFGHSGDIADADSGITPGEVVTVQAQGGAFLGRGYFNPQGATPLRMLTWQKEEVDLAFYRTRLKAARSRRDGRILNTNGVRVLHAEADGFPGVIADQFGDVLSVQLRNAGVERHRELIVKALRETTGAVAAYERSDTGERRREGLDLQTGVLWGNLPDRVEFFEDDLNLHFSPMDAQKTGFFLDQRDNRRLMRTLVRPGAGFLDVYSYTGGFSLHAAKQGARAVAVDKDQVALGALEGAARANGLNVGVRWGDALEQLAGLEKEKRKFSTVVLDPPTLAKRRDDVPRAKRIFTDGAARSLRMLEDGGHLLISTCAHYIRVDDLLDAARVAAAEADTDAEVVAVTYQPADHPHLLSVPESLYLKSILLRKQA from the coding sequence ATGAAGAAGTCCCCGACCGTCACCATTCAACCCCAGGCGGTGCGGCGCATTGCGGGCCGCTATCCCTTCGGACATTCCGGCGATATCGCTGACGCAGACTCCGGGATCACACCGGGTGAGGTCGTGACCGTGCAGGCCCAGGGAGGCGCATTCCTGGGGCGCGGATACTTCAATCCACAGGGCGCGACGCCGCTGCGCATGCTGACCTGGCAGAAGGAGGAGGTCGACCTGGCGTTCTACCGTACCCGTCTTAAGGCTGCGCGGTCCCGCCGCGACGGACGCATTCTGAACACGAACGGGGTGCGCGTGCTGCATGCCGAAGCAGACGGCTTTCCTGGGGTTATCGCTGACCAGTTCGGGGACGTGCTGAGTGTGCAGCTGAGAAATGCCGGGGTAGAACGCCACCGCGAGCTGATTGTGAAAGCGCTACGTGAAACCACTGGCGCTGTGGCCGCCTACGAGCGCAGCGACACGGGCGAGCGCCGCAGGGAAGGCCTGGATCTGCAGACGGGTGTCCTCTGGGGGAACCTGCCGGACAGGGTGGAGTTTTTTGAAGACGACCTGAACCTGCACTTTTCCCCGATGGACGCCCAGAAGACAGGATTCTTCCTGGATCAGCGCGACAACCGCCGCCTGATGCGAACGCTTGTTCGTCCGGGAGCCGGCTTCCTGGATGTGTATTCGTATACCGGGGGGTTCAGCCTGCATGCGGCGAAACAGGGGGCCAGGGCAGTGGCGGTGGACAAGGATCAGGTGGCGCTGGGTGCCCTGGAGGGAGCCGCCCGTGCCAACGGTCTGAATGTCGGGGTGCGCTGGGGGGACGCCCTGGAGCAGCTTGCTGGCCTGGAAAAGGAGAAGCGGAAGTTCAGCACAGTGGTGCTTGATCCGCCGACCCTGGCCAAACGCCGCGACGATGTGCCCAGGGCCAAACGCATCTTTACCGACGGCGCGGCGCGGTCCCTGCGCATGCTCGAAGATGGCGGGCACCTCCTGATCAGCACCTGCGCCCACTACATCCGCGTGGACGACCTGCTGGACGCAGCCCGGGTGGCGGCCGCCGAGGCCGACACGGACGCTGAAGTGGTCGCCGTTACGTACCAGCCCGCCGACCACCCGCACCTGCTGAGCGTTCCGGAAAGCCTGTATCTGAAAAGTATCCTGCTGAGAAAACAGGCCTGA